A part of Miscanthus floridulus cultivar M001 chromosome 6, ASM1932011v1, whole genome shotgun sequence genomic DNA contains:
- the LOC136459225 gene encoding putative glucan endo-1,3-beta-glucosidase GVI, translating into MRMAAAALWISACSCSLLLSLSFSGVEGIGVNYGMIANNLPSPDKVIALCKSRSITDVRLFHPDTTVLAALQGSGLGVVLGTLNEDLARLASDPSFAASWVQAYVQPFAGAVRFRYVAAGNEVIPGDLASYVLPAMQNLESALCAAGLGGDGGVPVTTAVSTSVLGSSYPPSQGAFSEAALPSLAPIASFLASRSTPLLVNVYPYFAYSADPSSVPLDYALLQSASASGGAGGAVTVTDGGASYGNMFDAIVDAVYAALERAGAPAGLEVVVSETGWPSGGGRAGASVGNAAAYVNNVVRHVGSGRGTPRRPGKAVEAFVFAIFNENKKPEGVEQHFGLFQPDMTEVYHVDFTAASSS; encoded by the exons ATGAGGATGGCCGCCGCCGCTCTGTGGATCTCCGCCTGCAGCTGCAGCTTGCTGCTCTCGCTGTCCTTCTCAG GAGTCGAAGGCATCGGCGTGAACTATGGCATGATCGCCAACAACCTGCCGTCCCCCGACAAGGTGATCGCGCTGTGCAAGTCCAGGAGCATCACCGACGTCCGGCTGTTCCACCCGGACACCACCGTCCTCGCGGCGCTCCAAGGCTCAGGCCTCGGCGTCGTCCTCGGCACCCTGAACGAGGACCTCGCCCGCCTGGCCTCCGACCCCTCGTTCGCCGCGTCGTGGGTGCAGGCCTACGTGCAGCCCTTCGCCGGCGCCGTCCGCTTCCGCTACGTGGCCGCGGGCAACGAGGTCATTCCGGGGGACCTCGCCTCCTACGTCCTCCCGGCCATGCAGAACCTCGAGTCCGCGCTCTGCGCCGCGGGGCTCGGCGGAGACGGCGGCGTGCCGGTCACCACGGCCGTGTCGACGTCCGTGCTGGGGTCCTCGTACCCGCCGTCGCAGGGCGCCTTCTCGGAGGCGGCGCTGCCGTCGTTGGCGCCCATCGCGTCGTTCCTGGCGTCCAGGTCCACGCCGCTGCTCGTCAACGTGTACCCGTACTTCGCCTACTCGGCCGACCCGTCGTCGGTGCCGCTCGACTACGCGCTGCTGCAGTCCGCGTCCGCCTCGGGCGGCGCGGGCGGGGCCGTGACCGTGACGGACGGCGGGGCGTCGTACGGCAACATGTTCGACGCCATCGTGGACGCCGTGTACGCGGCGCTGGAGAGGGCCGGCGCGCCGGCGGGCCTGGAGGTGGTGGTGTCGGAGACCGGGTGGCCGTCGGGCGGGGGGCGCGCGGGCGCCAGCGTGGGGAACGCGGCGGCGTACGTCAATAACGTGGTACGCCACGTCGGGAGCGGGCGCGGCACGCCGCGGCGGCCCGGGAAGGCCGTGGAGGCCTTCGTCTTCGCCATATTCAACGAGAACAAGAAGCCCGAGGGCGTGGAGCAGCACTTCGGCCTGTTCCAGCCGGACATGACCGAGGTGTACCACGTCGATTTCACGGCGGCATCTTCCTCGTAG